A window of Variovorax sp. HW608 genomic DNA:
CGCGGACCAACGAATACGAAGTGCCCGTGTCGCCGGTCGGCAATGCGCTGGTGCTGCGCGCGCAGGCCTATCGAACCTCCCAGGGCGTGGTGGGCAACGGGCTCTTCTGGCTGGTCGGCGCGCTCAGCGTGCTGACGAGCTGGATGCTGATCGGCACCTGGCGCCACACCCGGCGCCGCCTGCAGGCGCAACAGGCGCTGGTGGCCGAAACCAACTTCCGCCGCGCCATGGAGAACTCCATGCTCACCGGCATGCGCGTGCTCGATCTCGAAGGCCGCATCACCTACGTGAACGCGGCCTTCTGCGCGATGACCGGCTGGAGCGAGAACGAGCTCGTCGGCCAGACGCCGCCCTTCCCCTACTGGCTGGAATCCGACCGCGAGGTGATGAACGAGCGCCTCGAGGAAGAACTGCACGGCCGCGCGCTCCCTGGCGGCTTCCAGGTCCGCGTGAAGCGCAAGAACGGCAGCGTCTTCAACGCGCGGCTGTACGTCTCGCCGCTGATCGATGCACGCGGCCACCAGACCGGGTGGATGACCTCGATGACCGACATCACGGAGCCGACGCGCATCCGCGAGCAGTTGTCGGCTTCCTACGAGCGCTTCACCACCGTGCTGGAAGCGCTCGACGCCTCGGTGTCGGTGGCGCCGCTCGGCAGCGAGGAGCTGGTGTTCGCGAACAAGCTGTACCGCCTCTGGTTCGGCTCCAACACCGTCGGCCACCTGAACATGGTGGCGCAGGCCGGGGTTCCGACTTCGCATGCGCGCGATGAGGAGCTCGACGACGTGGACCCCTTCGCCGGGCTCCCGATCGACCAGCTCACTGCGGCCCAGCCGGCGAACAACGAGATCTTCGTGCCTGAACTCGGCAAGTGGCTCGAAGTGCGTTCGCGCTACCTGACCTGGGTCGACGGCCGGCTCGCCCAGCTCGTGATCGCGACCGACATCACGCCGCGGCGCGACGCCGAGGACCTGGCTGCCGCGCAGGCCGACCGGGCGCATGCCGCCAGCCGCCTGATCACGATGGGCGAAATGGCCTCCAGCGTGGCGCACGAACTCAACCAGCCCCTGACCGCCATCACCAACTACTGCAACGGGATGATGTCGCGGATCAAGGGCAACCAGATCGATTCCGACGCCCTGCTCGCGGCGCTCGACAAGACCTCGAAGCAGGCCCAGCGCGCGGGCCAGATCATCCAGCGCATCCGCTCCTTCGTGAAGCGCAGCGAGCCCAACCGCACGCCGGCCGAGGTCGCGACGATGGTCAGCGAAGCGGTCGAACTGGCGGGCATCGAGTTGCGGCGCCGCAACGTGCGCCTGAACCATTACGTGGCTGCCCGCCTGCCGGTGCTGCGCGTCGATCCGATCCTGATCGAGCAGGTGATGGTCAACCTGCTGAAGAACGCCGCCGAATCCATCGACCTCGCGAACCGGCCGCTGGCACGCCGCAGCGTCGAGCTGCGGGTGCTGCCGAAGATCATCGACGGCCACAACGCGGTCGAGTTCTCGGTGCAGGACACCGGCATGGGCCTCTCGCCCGAAGTCATGGACCGGCTGTACGAGGCTTTCTTCTCCACCAAGGCCGAAGGCATGGGCATCGGCCTGAACCTTTGCCGCACCATCGTGGAATCCCACCGGGGGCGGATGCAGGCGGAGAACATCTACAATGGTCCGGATGTGGTCGGATGCCGTTTTTCCTTCTGGATACCGGTGTTTGACGCTATCGATTCAATAGCAAGCAACGAGGCGAAGGTACCTGCATGAGTTTGATTCCCAAGAAGGGCACGGTGTATGTCGTTGATGACGACGAGGCGGTTCGTGATTCGTTGCAATGGTTGCTCGAGGGCAAGGACTACCGGGTCCGCTGCTTCGATTCGGCCGAATCGTTCCTCTCCCGCTACGACCCGCGCGAAGTCGCCTGCCTGATCGTCGACATCCGCATGGGCGGCATGTCGGGCATCGAGCTGCAAGACCGCCTGATCGAACGCCGCTCGCCGCTGCCGATCGTGGTCATCACCGGTCACGGCGACGTGCCGATGGCGGTCGACAGCATGAAGAAGGGCGCGATGGACTTCATCCAGAAGCCCTTCAACGACGAGGCCCTCGTGGCCCTGGTCGAGCGGATGCTCGAACACGCCCGCGGCGCCTTTGCCCAGCACCAGCAGTCCGCCAGCCGCGACGCCCTGTTGTCCAAGCTCACCGGCCGCGAAGCGCAGGTGCTGGAACGCATCGTGGCGGGCCGGCTCAACAAGCAGATCGCCGACGACCTCGGCATCAGCATCAAGACGGTCGAGGCGCACCGCGCCAACATCATGGAAAAGCTCAACGCGAACACCGTGGCCGACCTGCTGAAGATCGCCCTCGGCCAGGCGGCTCCCGCCAAGGCCTAGCAAGCAGCCCGGCCGGCCACTCTCTCGCACCCCACGCCTGCGCAAGCGGGCGTTTTTACTTGGAAGACAGGAAAACGATGACAGCCCAACTGATCGACGGCAATGCGCTGTCCCGAAAAATCCGCGCCGACGTCTCCGGCCGCATCGCGGCGCTCAAGGCGAGCGGCGTCGAACCCACGCTCGCGATCGTGCTGGTCGGAGACGATCCGGCGAGCCAGGTCTACGTGAAGCACAAGGTCAACGACAGCAGCGAAACGGGCCTTGCCGCCAATCTCGAGCGCTATCCGGCCACGATGACCGAGGCCGAGCTGCTCGCGCGCATCCACGCGCTCAACGAGGATCCCAAGGTGCACGGCATCCTGGTCCAGCTGCCGCTGCCGCGGCACATGGACAGCCACCGTGTCATCGAGGCGATCTCGCCGACCAAGGACGTGGACGGCTTCCACGTCGCCAGCGCCGGCGCCCTGATGGTCGGCCAGCCGGGCTTCTGGCCGTGCACGCCGCACGGCTGCATGAAGATGCTCGAATCGATCGGCTACGACCTGCGCGGCAAGCACGCGGTCGTCATCGGCCGCAGCAACATCGTGGGCAAGCCGATGGCGATGATGCTGCTGGCCAAGAACGCCACGGTCACCATCTGCCACAGCGCGACGAAGGACCTCGGCGCGATCACGCGCCAGGCCGACGTGGTGGTCGCCGCCGTCGGCAAGCGCAACATCCTGACGGCGGACATGGTCAAGCCCGGTGCGGTCATCATCGACGTCGGCATGAACCGCAAGGAAGACGGCAAGCTGGCGGGCGACGTGGATTTCGACGGCGTCAAGGAAGTCGCGAGCTGGATCACGCCGGTGCCCGGCGGTGTCGGGCCCATGACCCGCGCCATGCTGCTCGCCAACACCCTTGAAGCCGCCGAACGCGCCGCAAAGTAAAACCATGGCCACCACTGACAACCCCCTCCTCGACTTCACCGATCTCCCGCTCTTCGACCGGATCAGGCCAGCGCACGTCGCGCCGGCGGTCGACGCCTTGCTGGCCGACGCCGAAGCGGCGCTGCAGAGCGTGACCGCGCCGGAGTTCCCGGCGGACTGGCTGGCGATCTCGCGGGTGCTCGACGTCGCATCCGAGCGCTTCAGCCGCGCGTGGGGCGCGGTGGGCCACCTCAATGCGGTCGCCGATACGCCCGAGCTGCGCGCCGCCTACAACGAGGCGATGCCGCGCGTGACCGCCTTCTGGACGCGGCTCGGCTCCGACGAGCGCCTCTACGCCAAGTACAAGGCGATCGACCCCGCGACGCTCAACGCGGAACAGCGCCAGGCGCATCACAACGCGATCCGCAACTTCGTGCTGGGCGGTGCCGAGCTGCAGGGTGCCGCCAAGGTTCGCTTCGCCGAGATCCAGGAGCGCCAGGCCGAGCTGAGCCAGAAATTCAGCGAACACGCGCTCGATGCCACCGACGCTTTTGCCTGGTACGCATCGATCGGCGAGCTCGAGGGCCTGCCCGAAGACGTGATCAGCGCCGCCCGAGCGGCCGCCGAGGCCGAAGGCAAGGAAGGCTACAAGCTGACGCTGAAGATGCCCTCCTACCTGCCGGTGATGCAATTCGCCAGGAGCAGCGCACTGCGCGAGCGGCTCTACCGCGCCTACGTCACGCGCGCGAGCGAGCTCGGCGATCCGGCCTTCGACAACACCGAGCTGATCCGCGAGATCCTCGAACTGCGCCAGGAAGAAGCCAAGCTTCTCGGCTACCCGAATTTCGGCGAGCTCTCGATCGTGCCGAAGATGGCCGAATCGGCCGACCAGGTGATCAAGTTCCTGCGCGATCTGGCGACCAAGGCCAAGCCCTACGGCGAACGCGATCTGGCCGACCTGCGTGTCTTCGCGGGCGAGCAGCTCGGCATCGCCGATCCGCAGCCCTGGGACTGGAGCTACATCGGCGAGAAGCTCAAGGAAGCGCGCTATGCCTTCAGCGACCAGGAGGTCAAGCAGTACTTCACCGCGCCGAAGGTCATGGCGGGGCTGTTCAAGATCGTCGAGACGCTGTTCGAGGTGTCGATCCGCCGCGACGAGGCGCCGGTCTGGCATCCGGGCGTCCAGTTCTACCGCATCGAACGCAACGGACAGAAGGTCGGGCAGTTCTATCTCGATCCGTCGGCCCGGCCGGCCAAGCGTGGCGGCGCCTGGATGGACGACGTGCGCGCGCGCTGGCTGCGCCCCGACAACGGCGTGCTGCAGACGCCGGTCGCGCAGCTGGTCTGCAACTTCGCCGAGGGCGTCGACGGCAAGCCGCCGCTGCTCACGCACGACGACGTGACCACGCTCTTCCACGAGTTCGGCCATGGCCTGCACCACATGCTGACGCAGATCAACGAGCGCGATGTCTCGGGCATCAGCGGCGTGGAGTGGGACGCAGTCGAGCTGCCCAGCCAGTTCATGGAGAACTTCTGCTGGGAGTGGGATGTCCTCGCGCACATGACCTCGCACGTCGACACCGGCGAGCCCCTGCCACGCGCACTGTTCGACAAGATGACGGCGGCCAAGAACTTCCAGAGCGGCCTGCAGACCTTGCGGCAGATCGAGTTCTCGCTGTTCGACATGCTGCTGCACACCATCTACGACGCCACGACGGCCAAGCCGGGCGACGTGCTGGCCCTGCTCGGCAAGGTGCGCGAGGAAGTCGCGGTCATGCCGTCGCCGGCCTTCAGCCGCACGCCCCACACCTTCAGCCACATCTTCTCGGGCGGCTACGCGGCCGGCTACTACAGCTACAAGTGGGCCGAGGTGCTGAGCGCCGACGCCTACGCGGCCTTCGAGGAAACCGCCGGCGCCCACGGCGAGCCGAGCATCGAGACGGGTCGCAAGTACCGGCAAGCGATCCTCGAGGCGGGCGGCAGCCGCACCGCGATGGAGTCGTTCAAGGCCTTCCGCGGCCGCGAACCGCAGATCGATGCACTGTTGCGCCATCAGGGGATGACCGAGACGCAGCCGGCCTGAGGCTTCGGAGATACTCGGCGTCATCCGACTCCGGGAAATCTCGATGAAACACCACTCTGCCATCGCCGGCCTCGCCTTGCTGCTGGTCGCCACCTCGTCCTTCGCGCAAGCGGTCTATCGCCAGGTCGACAAGGACGGCCGGGTCAGCTTCTCCGACCAGCCGCCGACGGCCTCTTCGCAACCCGCCACGCCGCGAGCCGGCAACACGGTCGGTTCGGCCGCGGGGCTTCCCTACGAATTGCGGCAGGTGGCCCAGCGCTATCCGGTCACGCTCTATACCGGCGAAGAGTGCGGCCCGTGCGGTGCGGCGCGTTCGCTCCTGACGACGCGCGGCGTGCCATTCAGCGAACGCACGGTCAAGAGCAACGAGGACATCGCCGCCCTGCAACGCCTGAGCGGCCAGATCGGCGTGCCGCTGCTGACCATCGGCTCGCAGCAGCTCAAGGGCTTCTCGGACAGCGAGTGGTCGCAGTACCTCGACGCCGCGGGCTATCCGAAGAGTTCGCAGTTGCCGGCGAGCTATCAGAATCCGCCGGCCCAGCCGCTGGTGGCCCTGGCGCCCGCCGCCAAGCCTGCCGCTGAAGCGTCCGCGCCTGCCGCCACCCCGGCACCCGCGGCCCCGTCGAGCGGGCCGTCGCCGAGCAATCCCGCCGGCATCAAGTTCTAGGAGGACTTCAGCCGAAGCGCATCGTCCGCACGCCGGACGAGGTGCCCAGCAGGCACACGCTGGCCCGCTGGCGGGCGAAGACCCCCACCGTGACGACGCCGGGCCACTGGTTCACCTCGGTCTCGAAGCCGAGCGGATCGGTGATCCGCAGGCCGGTCACGTCGACGATGTGCTGGCCGTTGTCCGTCACCAGCGGCGCCCCGTCCTTCTGCCGCACCTGGGCCTGCCCACCGAGGCGGGCGAACTGGCGCATCACCCGCTGCGTCGCCATCGGGATCACCTCCACCGGCAGCGGAAACGCCCCCAGCGTATTGACGAGCTTGGACGCATCCGCGATGCATACGAAGCGCCGGGACTGGGCGGCCACGATCTTCTCCCGCGTCAGCGCCGCGCCGCCGCCCTTGATCATGTAGCCGCGGCCGTCGATCTCGTCGGCGCCGTCGATGTAGACCGCGAGCTCCTCGACCTCATTGCTGTCGAAGACCGGGATGCCCAGCGCCCGAAGCCGCTCGGTCGATGCCACCGAGCTGGAAACTGCCCCCCGGATCTGCGACTTGATGGTGGCGAGCGCGTCGATGAACTTGTTCACGGTCGAGCCGGTGCCGACGCCGACGATCTCGCCCTTGACGACGAAATCCAGTGCGGCACGGCCAACTTGCGCCTTGAGTTCGTCCTGGGTCGGGGCCGGTGCAGGAGCGGGAGAAGTCATCGGGGAGAATCCTTGGCTGATTGAAGTCGAGAATTATCCGATGCCCCTGCCGTTGCCCTCGTCGCTTTATGGACTTGCACGTCCCTTCCTGTTCGGTGTCGACCCCGAGCACGCCCACGAAATCACCCTCGATGCGCTCGCGCGCACGCAGAACACGCCGCTCGCCTGCGTCTACGCCGCGCCGCGCGTGGAGGATCGGATCACGCTCGCGGGGCTGACCTTTCCCAACCGGGTCGGTCTCGCGGCCGGCCTCGACAAGAACGCGCGCTGCATCGATGCCTTCGCCGCGATGGGCTTCGGCTTCGTCGAAGTCGGGACCGTCACGCCCAAGGCACAGCCCGGCAATCCCAAGCCGCGCATGTTCCGGCTGCCGCAGCAGCAGGCGCTCATCAACCGCCTGGGGTTCAACAACGAAGGCCTCGAGGCCTTCATCGCGAACGTGCAACGCGCGCGTTTCCGCCGCGATGCCTCGAAGCTGCCGATGCTGCTCGGCCTCAACATCGGCAAGAACGCCGCCACGCCGATCGAACGCGCGGTGGACGACTACCTGATCGGCCTGGACGGCGTGTATCCGCATGCCGACTACGTGACGATCAACATTTCGAGCCCCAACACCGCGAACCTGCGTTCGCTGCAGAGCGACGAAGCCCTCGATGCACTGCTCGGCGCCGTGGCCGACAAGCGCGAGGCGCTCGCCGCGCGGCAAGGCCGGCGGGTGCCTCTCTTCGTGAAGATCGCGCCCGATCTCGACGAAGCCCAGGTCAAGGTGATCGCGGCGACGCTGCTGCGGCACGGGATGGACGGCGTCATCGCCACCAACACCACGCTGTCGCGCGAGGCCGTGGCGGGCTTGCCGCATGCCGAAGAGGCCGGCGGCCTGTCGGGCGCACCGGTCAGGGAAGCCAGCAATCGCGTCATCGCGCAGCTGCGGGCCGCCTTGGGAAGCAAGTTCCCGATCATCGGTGTCGGCGGCGTGCTGAGCGCGGCCGATGCGAAGTCGAAGATCGACGCCGGTGCGGACGTGGTGCAGATCTACACCGGATTGATCTATCGCGGGCCGGGGCTGGTCCGGCAGGTGGCCCAGGCGCTGCGCCGCGGCGGCGCCTGAGCGGCCGACCAGATCAGCGCATCCGCCAGAGCACCGGGACGATCACGCTGGCCCAGCGCACGATGCGGCGCGGCCCGAGGACGGCGACCACCGCCGCGACAGCCACGCCGGCCGCGACCGGGTGCTCGCGCGCGATGCGCATCGCCACCGCGCTGGAGCTTTCGTTCGGCACCGGCGCTTCTCCCTGTCGCGACGAAGCGGCTTCGAGCGTGGCAATGCGCACGCGCTGCTTTTCGATGCGCGCCTGCAATTCCTCGCGTGTGTGCGGTCGGGGCTCGCGCGGTGCCGCGCCCGGCTTGGCCTTTCCAAGGCTTTCACGCAGCCATGCGCGGTCGCGCTCGAACTCGCGAAGGACCGGCTCGAACGCCGCCGACGACTTGCCCGTCATCGACAGCAGAGCCACCACCGAGGCCAGCCAGAGCGCCACCCAGACCGCCGCCACCAGCCAGGCGGCGACCGCGCGCTGCGGCGTGTCCCAGAAGTGGACGACGATCGCCACCGAGAGCAGCGCGATCGCGATCGTGGTGAGTCCGGCCACCGCAATGACGAGTCCGAGCATCCATCGCAGGCGCTTCTTCTCGTCTTCCCAGGCAAAGCGCAGCAGTTCGGCCCGGTCTTCGGCCGCCAGGGCGCCCTCACCGATCAGGATGCGCAGGCGCCGCAGCTGGGACTTGATCCCGAACAGCGACGACAGCCTCATGCGCCGGCCCCGCGAGCCCCCCGCCAGAAGCGGGGCCGGGTCCGCTTCCCGGCGGCGCGGAGGCGGATCAACTCAGCGGCGGCCAAGCAGCAGGCCCACCAGGACGCCCACTGCCAGCGCAGCGCCGGCGATCTGCCAGGGCTCGTCGTGTGCGTAGGCGTTGGCCGAGCTGGCGGCCTCCCGCGCCTTCTTGGCGGCGATGCGGCTCTTTTCGGCAGCCAGCTCGCGGGCGATCGCCAGCTTGCTGTCGATGCGCTGGCGAAGGGCCTTGATGTGAGGGACGGAGTCGAGATCCTTGCTGGCGAGCACACCGCGCACGTCGCTTGCGATGTCTTCCGCTACAGCGTTTGCCGCCTCTTCGAGATTGGTGGTTGCAGTCATTGAAAAAGGTCCTCCTCAACGCGCCGGCACCGCGCCGGCAACTCACGCCGACAAGCGACGCACCGCCGCATGGTACATGCCTCTCCGCATCTACGACAGAAGTCCGGCCACTTGACGTGCGATGGCCAGGCTGCTCGTCAGGCCCGGTGATTCGATCCCGAACAGGTTGACGAGGCCCGCAATGCCGTGGTCGGCCGGCCCGGCGATCATGAAGTCGGCAGGCGCCTGCGTCGGGCCGGAGATCTTGGGCCGCATGCCCGCATAGCCGGGCAGGAGCGCGCCGTCGGGCAGTCCGGGCCAGTACTTGCGGACCTCCGCGTAAAAGCCCTGGCCGCGAGCGGGATCGACCACGAGGTCGTCCGGGCGATCCACCCATTGGACGTCCGGCCCGAACTTGGCCTGGCCGCCCAGGTCCAGCGTGAGATGCACGCCGAGGCCCGCCGCCTCGGGGACCGGATAGATCAACCGGCTGAAAGGTGCGCGCCCGGCCAGGGTGAAGTAATTTCCCTTCGCGTAAAAGGCCTGCGGCAGCGATTCGGAAGGAAGCCCTTCGAAGCGCCGCGCCAATGCGGGGGCCGCGAGTCCCGCGGCGTTCACCACGCTGGCGCAGCGCAGGTGCGTGCCGTCTGCGGTCACGAGCACGATGCCCCCGCCCTCGCACCGGGCGCTCGCGACGCCCGACTTCAGCGCCACGACGCCTCCTGCATGCTCCAGGTCGCCCTGCAGGCTCAGCATGAACGCATGACTGTCGACGATGCCGGTGCTCGGCGAAAGCAGCGCGGCGGTGCATGCCAGTTGCGGCTCCATCGCGCGCGCCTCCTCGCCCGAGAGCAGGACCATGTCGTCCACGCCATTGGCGGCCGCCTTGGCCATGATCCCGGTGAGCTGTTCGACTTGCGTCTCGGAGGTCGCGACGATGAGCTTGCCGCAGCGGCGATGCGGCACGCTGCGCTCGCGGGCATAGTCGTAGAGCAGCTTCTTGCCCTCCACGCACAGCCGGGCCTTCAACGAGCCCTTTGGGTAGTAGATGCCGGCGTGGATCACCTCGCTGTTGCGCGAGCTCGTGCCGGTGCCGATGGCGCCCTCGGCTTCCAGCACGATGACATCGCGCCCCTGCAAGGCGAGGGCCCGCGCCACGGCCAGACCGACCACGCCGGCGCCGATGACGGCGCAATCGAATTCATCCATGCCGCGAGCATAGCGGCGCGGGGCCGCCGATCACCCCGCCTTGCCGGCGGATGCGGTCTTCGGCAGCGCGAGATCGCCGGGCGGCGTCGCGGGTCCTTCGTCGGGCTCGACGGGAAGCTCGGGAACGTCCGGTGGGTCGGGCGTGATGGGAGGCGGAAGATCTGGACTGGTGGCCATGGCGTTCTCCTTCAACCACACCGTTCTACGGGAGGTGAAGACGCGATGCAACAGGCCGTTCCCTTCGCGGCTTCGCAGGCGCCAACCCGGGCGCAGGAAGCGGAGAAACCGAAGAGAGGGAATTGGTGGGCGGTGCAGGCTTCGAACCTGCGACCCCAGCAGTGTGAATGCTGTGCTCTACCCCTGAGCTAACCGCCCGAAGCGCCGGCGATGCCTTGCGCTGCGAAGCCTTAGATTATGCCACAGCCATTTCGCCGATTTTGCGAAATAGCGTCCGGCCGCCGCTACTTTTGTCGAGCTGCACCAGGACTTCCTCGTGCTCGGCCAGTTCATGCTCCGCGGCAACGAGCACCGGCAGCTCGAAAGTGCGCAGGTCGACGACCAGGACGGTGCCCTGCTTCGGCTCGTCGGTCGCGACGTCGATCAGCAGCGCGTCCTGTCCGCGCGTGAGATTGATGTAGACGTCCGCGAGCAGCTGTGCATCCAGCTTGGCGCCGTGGAAGGTCCGGTTCGAGCGATCGACACCGAAGCGGTCGCAAAGCGCATCCAGCGAATTGCGCTTGCCCGGGTACACCGACTTCGCCATCGCCAGCGTGTCGGTCACCTCCGAAACGAAGCTGCGCAGCGGCGGCAGCCCCGCCAGTTCGAGTTCCTTGTTCAGGAAGCCGACGTCGAAGGCCGCGTTGTGAATGATCAGCTCGGCGTCGCGAAGGTATTCGATGATGTCGTTCGCCAGCGTGCCGAACTTGGGCTTGTCGCGCAGGAAGTCGGTGGTCAGGCCGTGCACCTTGAGCGCGTCTTCATGGCTTTCACGCTCGGGATTGAAGTAGATGTGCAGGTCGTTGCCGGTGAGCTTGCGATTGAACAGTTCGACGCATCCCAGTTCGATGATGCGGTCGCCGTTCTCGGCGGAAAGGCCGGTGGTTTCGGTGTCGAGGACGATCTGCCGGGTCATCAATGATTTTCTTTGGCGTGATTGATGGAGTACTTCGGAATTTCAACCGTGAGGTCCGATTGTGCAAGGATCGCCTGGCAGCTCAGGCGCGACTGCGGCTCCAGGCCCCAGGCGCGGTCGAGCAGGTCCTCTTCCTCTTCCTCCGCGTCGTTCAGCGATTCGAGGCCCTTGCGCACGATCACGTGGCAGGTGGTGCAGGCGCAGCTCATCTCGCAGGCGTGCTCGATATGGATGTTGTTCTCGAGCAGGGCCTCGCAGATCGAGGTGCCCGCGGGCGCGCTGATTTCGGCGCCCTCGGGACAGTACTCGGCGTGGGGAAGGATCTTGATCGTGGGCATGGCGCGTTCTTCTAGAGGGACTCGATCTGGCGACCTGCGAGCGCGCGCGCGATGCCGGCATTCATGCGCTGCGCCGCGAAGGCTTCGGTGCCGTCCGCGAGCGCCTTGGTGGCGGCCTCGATCACCGCCGCGTCGCCGGACGACTGCGCGCGGCGCAGCGCATCCATCCGCGCATCGATGGCTTCGCGCTCCTCGACGGACAGGAGAGCCCCGTCTGCATCCAGGGCGCTCTGCGTGGCCAGCAGCATGCGGTCGGCATCCACGCGGGCTTCGACCAGGGCACGCGCCTGCATGTCCTGCTGCGCGGTGGAGAAGCTCTCCTGCAGCATGGTGGCGATCTGCTCGTCGGTGAGCCCGTAGGACGGCTTGACCTTGACGCTCGCCTCCACGCCGCTGCCCTGCTCCTTCGCGCTGACGCTCAGCAGCCCGTCGGCATCGACGGTGAAGGTGACGCGGATGCGCGCCGCACCGGCGGCCATCGGCGGAATGCCGCGCAATTCGAAGCGCGCGAGGCTGCGGCAGTCGGCCACGAGGTCGCGCTCGCCCTGCACGACATGCAGCGCCAGCGCCGTCTGGCCGTCCACGTAGGTCGTGAAGTCCTGCGCCATCGCGGTCGGGATGGTCTGGTTGCGCGGCACGATGCGTTCGACCAGCCCGCCCATGGTCTCGATGCCGAGCGAAAGCGGAATCACGTCGAGCAGCAGCAGGTCATCGGCGCCGCCGTTGCCGGCCAGCTGGTTGGCCTGGATCGCGGCACCGAGGGCCACCACTTCGTCGGGGTTCAGGTTGGTCAGCGGATCGCGGCCGAAGAACTTGCCGACCGCGTTGCGGATCTGCGGCATGCGCGTAGCGCCGCCGACGAGCACGATGCCCTTGAGCTCTGCCGGCTGCAGCCGCGCGTCGCGCAGCGCCTTGCGGACCGATGCGATCGTGCGTGCGGTGAGCTTTTCGGTGGCGGCTTCGAACTGCTCGCGCCGCACTTCGAGCTTGACTTCGCCGGCCTGGAGGCTGGCCGAGAACGTGGCCGCCTCGGCCGTGGAAAGCGCTTCCTTCGTCGACCGGGCCGCCACCAGCAGTGCGGCCTTGTCGGCATCGCTGCTGGCCTTGTACCCCGCTTGCGCGAGGACGAATTCGGCCAGCGCGAGGTCGTAGTCGTCGCCGCCCAGGGCCGAGTCGCCGCCGGTCGCGATCACCTCGAACACCCCCTGCGTCAGCCGCAGGATCGAGATGTCGAAGGTGCCGCCGCCCAGGTCGTAGACCGCGTAGACGCCTTCGCTCGCGTTGTCGAGCCCGTAGGCAATGGCGGCCGCCGTCGGCTCGCTGATGAGGCGCAGCACATGGAGGCCGGCGAGCTGCGCGGCGTCCTTGGTCGCCTGGCGCTGGCCTTCGTCGAAGTACGCAGGGACGGTGATCACCGCACCATACAGGTCATCGACGAAGGTGTCCTCGGCCCGGTAGCGCAGCGTCGCGAGGATCTCGGCGCTGACCTCGATGGGCGACTTCTCGCCGGCGGTGGTCACGACGTGGACCATGCCGGCCTCGTCCGTGAGGTGGTAGGCCATGGCATCGCGGTTCTCGATGTCCTGCACGCCGCGGCCCATCAGCCGCTTGACCGAGGTGATCACGTTCGCAGGATCTTCGGCGCGCGCCGCCAGGGCATCGAATCCGATCTGGCGGCGGTCCTTGTCGAGGTAGCGGACGGCCGACGGCAGGAGCACGCGGCCTTCCCCATCGGGCAGGCACTCGGCCACCCCGCTGCGAACCGCGGCCACGAGCGAATGCGTGGTGCCGAGGTCGATGCCGACGGCGATGCGGCGCTGGTGCGGATCGGGCGCCTGGCCGGGTTCTGAAATCTGAAGCAGTGACATCAGGCCTCCCGCCGGGCCGCCCCAAGGGAGGCCTGCTCCCCCTCGGGGGGCAGCGAATACACGAAGTGATGAGCGTGGGGGTTCATGGTTCTATTGTCCCAACTGGTCCGACTTGACTTCGATGTCGTGGGCAAAGCGCTCAATGAACATGAGGGCTCTGATCTGTTTTGCCGCCCCCGGGTAGTCGCCCTTTTCGTCGATGAGCCAGTCGAGCGACGACAGCGCGCGGGCACGGCCGGCTTCCACTTCGCCGCGGAGCTTCTCGATCCCGGCATCGTCATCCGCCTCCTCGAGTTCCTCGCGCCACGCGATCTGGTTCATCAGGAAATCCGGCGGCATCGCCGTGTTGTTCTCGGCATTGATC
This region includes:
- a CDS encoding glutaredoxin family protein yields the protein MKHHSAIAGLALLLVATSSFAQAVYRQVDKDGRVSFSDQPPTASSQPATPRAGNTVGSAAGLPYELRQVAQRYPVTLYTGEECGPCGAARSLLTTRGVPFSERTVKSNEDIAALQRLSGQIGVPLLTIGSQQLKGFSDSEWSQYLDAAGYPKSSQLPASYQNPPAQPLVALAPAAKPAAEASAPAATPAPAAPSSGPSPSNPAGIKF
- the rpiA gene encoding ribose-5-phosphate isomerase RpiA gives rise to the protein MTSPAPAPAPTQDELKAQVGRAALDFVVKGEIVGVGTGSTVNKFIDALATIKSQIRGAVSSSVASTERLRALGIPVFDSNEVEELAVYIDGADEIDGRGYMIKGGGAALTREKIVAAQSRRFVCIADASKLVNTLGAFPLPVEVIPMATQRVMRQFARLGGQAQVRQKDGAPLVTDNGQHIVDVTGLRITDPLGFETEVNQWPGVVTVGVFARQRASVCLLGTSSGVRTMRFG
- a CDS encoding quinone-dependent dihydroorotate dehydrogenase → MPLPLPSSLYGLARPFLFGVDPEHAHEITLDALARTQNTPLACVYAAPRVEDRITLAGLTFPNRVGLAAGLDKNARCIDAFAAMGFGFVEVGTVTPKAQPGNPKPRMFRLPQQQALINRLGFNNEGLEAFIANVQRARFRRDASKLPMLLGLNIGKNAATPIERAVDDYLIGLDGVYPHADYVTINISSPNTANLRSLQSDEALDALLGAVADKREALAARQGRRVPLFVKIAPDLDEAQVKVIAATLLRHGMDGVIATNTTLSREAVAGLPHAEEAGGLSGAPVREASNRVIAQLRAALGSKFPIIGVGGVLSAADAKSKIDAGADVVQIYTGLIYRGPGLVRQVAQALRRGGA
- a CDS encoding phage holin family protein; protein product: MRLSSLFGIKSQLRRLRILIGEGALAAEDRAELLRFAWEDEKKRLRWMLGLVIAVAGLTTIAIALLSVAIVVHFWDTPQRAVAAWLVAAVWVALWLASVVALLSMTGKSSAAFEPVLREFERDRAWLRESLGKAKPGAAPREPRPHTREELQARIEKQRVRIATLEAASSRQGEAPVPNESSSAVAMRIAREHPVAAGVAVAAVVAVLGPRRIVRWASVIVPVLWRMR
- a CDS encoding glycine zipper domain-containing protein; the encoded protein is MTATTNLEEAANAVAEDIASDVRGVLASKDLDSVPHIKALRQRIDSKLAIARELAAEKSRIAAKKAREAASSANAYAHDEPWQIAGAALAVGVLVGLLLGRR
- a CDS encoding NAD(P)/FAD-dependent oxidoreductase encodes the protein MDEFDCAVIGAGVVGLAVARALALQGRDVIVLEAEGAIGTGTSSRNSEVIHAGIYYPKGSLKARLCVEGKKLLYDYARERSVPHRRCGKLIVATSETQVEQLTGIMAKAAANGVDDMVLLSGEEARAMEPQLACTAALLSPSTGIVDSHAFMLSLQGDLEHAGGVVALKSGVASARCEGGGIVLVTADGTHLRCASVVNAAGLAAPALARRFEGLPSESLPQAFYAKGNYFTLAGRAPFSRLIYPVPEAAGLGVHLTLDLGGQAKFGPDVQWVDRPDDLVVDPARGQGFYAEVRKYWPGLPDGALLPGYAGMRPKISGPTQAPADFMIAGPADHGIAGLVNLFGIESPGLTSSLAIARQVAGLLS
- a CDS encoding stereocilin, translating into MATSPDLPPPITPDPPDVPELPVEPDEGPATPPGDLALPKTASAGKAG
- the dnaQ gene encoding DNA polymerase III subunit epsilon, translated to MTRQIVLDTETTGLSAENGDRIIELGCVELFNRKLTGNDLHIYFNPERESHEDALKVHGLTTDFLRDKPKFGTLANDIIEYLRDAELIIHNAAFDVGFLNKELELAGLPPLRSFVSEVTDTLAMAKSVYPGKRNSLDALCDRFGVDRSNRTFHGAKLDAQLLADVYINLTRGQDALLIDVATDEPKQGTVLVVDLRTFELPVLVAAEHELAEHEEVLVQLDKSSGGRTLFRKIGEMAVA